The proteins below come from a single Triticum aestivum cultivar Chinese Spring chromosome 5D, IWGSC CS RefSeq v2.1, whole genome shotgun sequence genomic window:
- the LOC123125743 gene encoding histone H2A-like: MDASPTGAVSKAKKYVVGRKLGGGPRKKAVARSVKAGLQFPVGRIGRFLKKGRYAQRVGMGAPVYLASVLEYLAAELLELAGNAAKDNKKSRIIPRHLLLAIRNDQELGKLLAGVTIAHGGVLPNINPVLLPKKTTEKEPKSPKKAAKSPKKA; the protein is encoded by the coding sequence ATGGACGCCTCACCCACCGGCGCCGTCTCCAAGGCGAAGAAGTACGTGGTGGGGCGCAAGCTGGGCGGCGGCCCCAGGAAGAAGGCGGTGGCGCGGTCCGTCAAGGCCGGGCTGCAGTTCCCTGTCGGCCGCATCGGCCGCTTCCTCAAGAAGGGCCGCTACGCGCAGCGCGTCGGCATGGGCGCCCCCGTCTACCTCGCCTCCGTCCTCGAGTACCTCGCCGCCGAGCTGCTCGAGCTCGCCGGGAACGCCGCCAAGGACAACAAGAAGTCCCGCATCATCCCGCGCCACCTGCTGCTTGCCATCCGGAACGACCAGGAGCTCGGCAAGCTGCTCGCCGGCGTCACCATCGCGCATGGAGGCGTGCTGCCCAACATCAACCCTGTGCTGCTCCCCAAGAAGACGACGGAGAAGGAGCCCAAGTCGCCCAAGAAGGCCGCCAAGTCCCCCAAGAAGGCTTAG